AACACCGCCACCAGCGGATCATCGGCGCCCGGCACGTCCGCCACCAGAAGGTCGTTCGCGACCACCCGGAACCTGAGGCTTCCCAGGCCGGAGCCGGGCAAACGGAATCGGAGGATCTGCTCGCGCGGCAAATGGAACTTCAGGCCCACCTCGCCGCCCGTCGTGCTCGCCACAAACGGCGATTCCCACAACGTCTTCCCGTCCAGCCCGGAATAGACGAAGAGGATGCCTTCGCCGTAGACGTTCGGCACATTGGCCGGTGCCTGCGACCCGCCGTCCGCCACGGAGCACCATGCCGCCGGTCCGAAGAGGACGATAAACGCCGCCAAGGCCCGGCTCATCCGTTTCACCATTCTCGCCTCCTCCCAGGTTCCGGAACCTTATACGACTTGGCAGAGTCTAGCCGTGTCATGGGGTGATTGCAATTGCCCCCGGTCCGGCGGAGAGAAAATGGGGTCAGACCCCATTTTTCTAAGCACCTGCAAACAAAGAGGTTATGAAAGCGATTTTTAGGATTTGGGGGATTCTCCGTGGCCGGCCTCAGCCGCCGAAATACCGCTGGACGACGTCGCGGTCTTCAGGCCGGACCTCCGGCGGAACGGGCATACCCGCGGCGGCGCCGGCGCCGACCTCCGCCGGCACGGCGGAAGAGCCTGCGGCCGGCGCCTCGCTCGGTCGCGCCGCCCCAGCGACCGCGGCGCCTTCGGCCGGGGCCGGCGCCTCGGCCAAACCCAGCGCTCGCCGCGCCTGCTCGAGCGCCGCCAGGACCACCTCCGCGCCTTGGCGCGACGGGTCGCCCAGCGCTTCGGTTATCGCAGCGGCTAATCGCCCGAGGGTCTCGGCCGCGTCGCCTTTGCTCTGGCGGACGGCGTCAGCGGCCGCCTGAAGTTCCGCAGCCAGGCGCGCGAAATTCGCCGCGGCGGCTGCCGGCGCCGCGCCCTCCAGGGCGTCGGCCAGACATTCGCGCTCCACCGGCGGCATGCCGGTCGTGCCCGGCTCCCCGCGCAGACGGTTGGCCAGTTCGCCCGCCGCGGCGCCGGCCCCCGCGCCGTCGCCTGCACCGGCCGCTTCGACCATCTTCTTGACCTGCGGGTTCTCAATTTTCTGGAGCGCCTCGCCTGCCGCCCGACGCCGCTCCGCCGCCTGGGCGGCCGCCTGGCGCACTTCCTGCGTGGCCTCCTCGGCGTCGCGCCGGCGGGCGCCGGCCTCGAGGAGCCGGCCCACCGACCGCTCGACGGCCTGCCGGAGGTCCGGAGCGATCCGCTCATCGCGCGCCGCCCGGGTGAGCGCATCGGCAGCCCGTGATGCCGCCGGCGCCGCCAGCGGCGGCCCCGCGACGGACGGCACGAAGGAAAGGCTTGCCAGGACGAGAATGGCGGCGAGGACCAACCGCCCGCGCCGCCCGAGCGACCTGGCGAGGGACGAGTTCGGGATAGAAAGCCGCTCGGCCGCCGACCGCGCCTGTTCCAGCAGTTGGGCGTCCAGTGCGTGGCCCGGCGACTCGGCCGCGGCATCGAGCACCTCGAGGGCCGTCGCCAGACGTTCCTTCAGCCGGCCCGCGCGGTCGGCCGCCAGCGCCGCCTGCCGCAGCGACGCGCCGACGAAAAGCCGTGCGAGGAAAGCCGCCGCGAAACCGGCGGCCGGCCAGACGAGGGGCCAGAGGGGCTCCGCCCATCCTGCGGGAAGCGCGTGCGGCCAGAAAACCCGGAGAAGCGTTTGAACCAGAGCGGCGCCCGCACCGACGAGCGCGCCGGCCAATCCCGCCTCAGCCGCCCGCACCACGAGCAGCCGACGACGCACACGGCGCAGCGATTTTTCGAGCGGATCCATGGCGCGACTCCTCGCCGCCCTTCCTGTTAGATTATACGACGGCGGGCTGGTTCGCGTTAAAACTGTCGGCGGCGGCGTGAGGACGAAATGCCCAGTTCTTCGCGGTACTTGGCGACGGTTCGGCGGGCGACGTCGAGACCCTCGGCCCGCAGCCTCTCGACCAGTTGTTCGTCGGACAGCGGCTTCGCCTTGTCTTCCGTGTCGACGATCGCCTTCAGCCGCTGCCGAACCTGGTCCCACGCCACGTCGTCGCCGTTGGCGTTCTGCGTCCCGCCCGTGAAGAAGTCGCGCAGGGCGTAGATGCCCCAGGGGGTGTCGGCGTACTTGTCGGCGACGGCCCGCGAGATCGTCCCGACGTGCCGCCCTACGTCGTCCGCCACTTCCTGCATCTTCAGCGGCCGGATCTGGTCGGGGCTCTCGTCGAAGAACGGCCGCTGGAACTTCACGATGGATCGCGCGACGCGCTCCAGCGTGTCGCGGCGCTGCTCGATGGCGTCGATCAGCCAGCGCGCCGACCGGATGTTCCGTGCGACGAACCCGCGCGTCTTCTCGTCCAGGTCGTGCTGTTTGACGAGTCGGCGATAGGTCCGGCTGATGTAGAGTTCCGGTGCGCCTCGCCGCTCGACCGTCACGCGCCACTCGCCGGCCTCGTCGTCCCACTCGATCCGAACGTCGGGGATGATCGGCGGCGTGTGCTCGGGGCTCACCGCCATCCCGGGATGCGGATTCAGACGCCGAATCCGTTCGACCGCCTCTTTCACGGCCTCGATCCCGACGCCCAGCGCCTTGGCCATCTGCGGATACCGGTTCGCCTCGATGTCCTTGAGGTGGTGGCGGATGAGCTGAACCTCCAGCGCGTCCTCCGGAAGGGCCCCGGCCCCGTCACCGAACGACGGGTCCGCCGCCAGTTGCACCAGGAGACACTCCTCCAGATTCCGCGCGGCGACGCCCGTCGGCCCGCTCCGCTGCACCAGCCGCAGCACCGTTTCCATTTCCTCGGGCGATGCGGGCGGGTCGGCCTCCTCGGCCAATCCCTCCAAGC
This window of the Planctomycetota bacterium genome carries:
- the rpoN gene encoding RNA polymerase factor sigma-54; this translates as MRFDTSLRQRLEQRMILAPRMIQAMEILQLPLMALEERINQELIANPVLEIRQDSPETPQETDEESEPSTRTESEQNLVVRDAQGGAEDFERLSNLVDRWETYFDETSTWQRPRVASGEPDPKFEAMQNTPDTGQTLQEHMLAEWHLEDVPERVSQLGDLVIRNLDDNGYLRVGLEGLAEEADPPASPEEMETVLRLVQRSGPTGVAARNLEECLLVQLAADPSFGDGAGALPEDALEVQLIRHHLKDIEANRYPQMAKALGVGIEAVKEAVERIRRLNPHPGMAVSPEHTPPIIPDVRIEWDDEAGEWRVTVERRGAPELYISRTYRRLVKQHDLDEKTRGFVARNIRSARWLIDAIEQRRDTLERVARSIVKFQRPFFDESPDQIRPLKMQEVADDVGRHVGTISRAVADKYADTPWGIYALRDFFTGGTQNANGDDVAWDQVRQRLKAIVDTEDKAKPLSDEQLVERLRAEGLDVARRTVAKYREELGISSSRRRRQF